The genome window CCCAACGAGTTGTTTTAGTTAAGCACGAGCAAGAATATATACTTCTTCGTAGATCGTGCGGAGAAATTGTACATTCCGGACGTACCCGTCGTTCCTTGCATCGTTATCCAACCGGCGTTAACAGAATAAAACATGTTATTCGATTTTTTGGTGATtctttttaactttattttgTCCGTCACCATGGTCAACTGTAATTTGGACTTACAACTGTTACACGTGGTAAATAATCATTTCGTTATCGAAAGATTTTGCAATCGTTTTATGATTTTACAACCGTATGCAAATAGTTGTGATCTTTCAAACGGATATAACCTCTTTTCCTAGATAACTTGAAGTGAAAGTGCATAgtcatttatataataatgtgtAAAATAGTCGGtgattattttgaattattattagtgaaaagtaatattaaattaatggcAAAATGTGTTTTTCAAGGTGTTTCGACATGGTGATAAAGTACCGCATCGGGAGTATCAAAACTATCCTAACGATCCTTATCGCGACTACTCGTATCATCCAATGGGTGATGGAGATTTAACGAACgtaagtaaaaaatttatgtaataattaatagtcaatgatagaataattaaaaattaacgtatATTATCTATAACGTAGTTCACAACTATAAATATCGATTATGATCTTATCCTTATACATTTCAATATAATCACATCTGGTAGATCTTTGTAACCTAGATACGAATCTAAATCTCATATACTATGTCAATACTAAGGTGTGGTTTAATAAAGTATTTTGCGAGTTCCAAGAAATCCTTGGAAGTGCGTTCAAAGAATTTTGTCTTTGCAAGTGGTTATTCAAAACTTTGGACGAGCTTGAGTCATTCTTCTCGCgtgtaattttatactatatatttttctaccatagtaagatgtaaaaatatttgatttttaatcttttcaattttttaatggcGCACAGTAACTCTGTAAGATCACGTTTTCTAAAACGTCTCTTCCAACGTCTCAACGTTATTTGCATAAGACAGTGATAAAGAAAGTAATCATTATCTGTTACGAAACAATTACGAAGTCATTAACGACACATACCGGCAAACACAAACGATAATTGTTTCGTGAAACTATGTACACAGCGAGGCAAGCTGCGAGAATACAGGATTGGGACAATGCTCCGTGAACGTTACGATCAATATTTCGGGCCAGATTACTGGCCGGAGAAGATCTATGCCCGATCGACTTATATCCCAAGAACTCAGTTGTCTCTAGAGCTAGTTCTAGCTGGATTATTCCCACCCTCGGAGAAGCAAACCTGGAATCCGAATCTATCTTGGATTCCGGTATTCTCGTTCTTCGAGCCTTATGAAACTGACAATCTTCTATTTCCACATCATTGCCCCAGGTAATTCTGTTCGTGTCTATCTTTATTATGAGATGCGAATTATTCGTGAAAAATAGGATCGTAAGAACACCTGACAGCTcttgatatttcaatataataattatgtatctTTATCGTTTGTGACTCAAGGTACAGAGAAGAATACAATAAATTCCTGCGACAAAGTAAAGCGCGGGATTTAATAAGCAAGTATAAACCTATAATGAATTATTTGACCCAGAGAACCGGGAAGGCCATCAACACGACATCCTCTGTTACTtatctttataatttgttaaaagaaCAGGTGAAGTTACTTTCATACTGTACATGCATTGAATATAGATTTTTTAAAGGATCAGATAGTTGAAAAACATTGATTTGCAGGCATCTCAAAACCTGACTCTGCCAGAATGGACCAATACAGTTTATCCTACTCCGATGAAGGAGATAATCGCGCTAGACTTTAGACTCAGATCATACACAAGAACGCTGAAACGTTTGAATGGAGGTACAAGGATACTAATTGTTTTTTTACGTGGAACATTGTTAATATCACGCGGAAGATACGTTAATCATTCTTGTACTTTCTTTTTACAGGTTTGTTAATACGTAAAATGGTAGAAGATATTAAGACGTACAAAGCGGGCAAATTAGAACCGTACGATAGGAAAGCGTTCCTTTTCTCAGCGCACGAAATGAACGTCGCTGCAGTTGCGAGAGCTTTGGAATTGGACGAACCCATTGTTCCTGCATACGGTGCTACTCTCATTCTGGAAACGCTACGCGATAAGAAAGGGAATTATTACGTTCGGGTAAATATTTCGTCCATAAAATGCGAAATGttacattaaaaatgtatttattaataattacttttattacttCGTTGCTAGGTTTTACACTGGACTGGAGTTTCCGAACAGCTTATGATCGAAACGATTCCTGGTTGCACAGAACTATGTCCCTTAGAAAATTTTTTTGCCATCGTAAAGGATGTGTTACCAAGCGACGATGAATATCATTGTCACCCTACtgagaatataaaaatgtcaaGCAATAGCGAACAAGTATATACCTCAGGCTCGAGTTTAGCTGTAGGAAAAACctggtattacgtaatatctcTGTTGTTCCTTACTATTTCAATTCTACGTAATGCTATCGTTAATATTTGTCATTAATTTTGCGAAGGCAGAACAAGGATTGCAATAATATTGTTAGCGTTTGGAAAATGTTGATATGATATTTTGCGTCTTTGAATTGAGAT of Bombus fervidus isolate BK054 chromosome 1, iyBomFerv1, whole genome shotgun sequence contains these proteins:
- the LOC139986501 gene encoding venom acid phosphatase Acph-1, with the translated sequence MLFDFLVILFNFILSVTMVNCNLDLQLLHVVFRHGDKVPHREYQNYPNDPYRDYSYHPMGDGDLTNRGKLREYRIGTMLRERYDQYFGPDYWPEKIYARSTYIPRTQLSLELVLAGLFPPSEKQTWNPNLSWIPVFSFFEPYETDNLLFPHHCPRYREEYNKFLRQSKARDLISKYKPIMNYLTQRTGKAINTTSSVTYLYNLLKEQASQNLTLPEWTNTVYPTPMKEIIALDFRLRSYTRTLKRLNGGLLIRKMVEDIKTYKAGKLEPYDRKAFLFSAHEMNVAAVARALELDEPIVPAYGATLILETLRDKKGNYYVRVLHWTGVSEQLMIETIPGCTELCPLENFFAIVKDVLPSDDEYHCHPTENIKMSSNSEQVYTSGSSLAVGKTWYYVISLLFLTISILRNAIVNICH